From the Paraflavitalea soli genome, the window GCTTCGGAAAAGTGTGCCCTGCTTATCCAGGAATGATCCGGGCGCAGAGCGACGTTTTTAATAGTACTGTCCTTGCAGGAGTCGCAGGCAGGTACATCGCCCAGACGGTTGATCCAGGCCAATAAGGAGTCACTTCTTTGTTGTTTGTCCCGGGTGGCCATCACTGCAGGAATGATGTCTGTTAATTCCTTATCCCAGTTAAACTTTCCCTGGGTCACAGCAGGGTGATGGTATTTCAGGAATCCCCACAACTTGCCCAGTACAAACAGATGGTCCACTTCCTGTTTGGAAAGCGGCGCCAGCAGGGTGCTGCTCTTTGTCGAATCAGGGATAGGCGTAGCGATGCTGGTACCCTGACCGAAAACACCCGTCACGATCAGTGTAAATAGGAGTACAAGTAAGTATGGCATGGTATGGAGCTTGACGTAAATAATAGGTTTTTGTTTGTTCATTTGACAAACCTATTACAGCCGGAAGGCAGGGAGAAAAACGTTACACCAACAGGCTTTTTCCCGGTACAAAACCGGTGAGGAGGGCGTAGGACATTGTTAAATAAACACTAAAGCCTGGGTTAGAATGTCTGCCCGGTATACAGCATTCAAAATAATTTTCCATTTTACAGGCTGATCGCTGCTACAGTACCCTCCCCTAATTGGAAAAAACTTATTTCACTTCAATATTTTCTATGCTACAAAACTACCTGAAGATAGCCTGGCGCAACCTGCTTAGGCACAAAAGTTTTTCCCTCATTAATATCCTGGGCCTCTCAACAGGCATAGCCGCCTGCACCATTATTTTCCTGTATGTACGGTATGAGCTAACGTACGATCGCCATAATACCCAGGTCGATCGCATAGCCAGGGTGGGTACTACGCTCCATTGCCCGGGATCGGATATGGAATTTGGCACCAGCCCCTATCCCCTGGCCGATGCCTTGAAGCGTGACTTTCCGGAAATAGCCGCTTCGGTGAGACTGGATCCGAACCCTTCAGTGATCAGTCACAATAATGAGTTATTCAGTGAATCAGACTTCTACCTTACGGACCAAAGCATCTTTTCTATCTTCTCCTATTCCTTTATAGAAGGTGATCCTGCCCATGCATTGCAACAGCCTAACAGTTTAGTACTCACGGAGCCCCTTGCCCAAAAGTATTTCGGGGACCCTGCTGCCGCGCTGGGCAAGACAATGATCTGCAATCAAAAACCGGTTACCGTTACCGGAGTCATCGCCAGCCCTCCTGCCAACTCAGATATCCTGGTCACTGGCTTGCTGTCGGCCGACTACTCCAACAAGAGGGCCTGGATGGAAGATTTCCCGGTATATACTTTTATCCTGTTCAACAGCCAACCAGACCTGGCCCGTTTTGAACGCAAGATGAAACCAATCGCTGATAAATATTGTCAACCCGAACTGGACAAAACAGCCGATAAGGGATATTCCGTAGGCTTTGTCCTGGAAGCGTTGGCCGATGTACATTTCAGTAAGGCTAAACTGATCGATACGCCCAAAGGCAACCGGCAATTCAGTTATATATTCTCGTTGCTGGCTGCGTTTATCCTCATCATTGCCTTACTCAATTATATCAACCTGTCCACAGCCCGGGCTACCGAGCGTGCCAAAGAAGTAGGGGTGAGAAAAGTAAACGGCGCAAGACCATTGCAGTTGATCCGCCAGTTCCTGTTTGAATCATTCCTGCTCATTGCTATTGCCTGGATCATTGCCTTCACCATCGTACTGTTGGCACTCCCTTATTTCAACACCCTGTTGAATGCGCAGCTTAGCCTTAGCTGGAGGGGAAGCACCCTCTTTATGGCCTGCATTTTTGTAGTGACCATCTTGCTGGCGGGCCTCTATCCGGCTTTTATCCAATCCCGGTTCCGGCCCGTGGAAATACTAAAAGGTAAATGGCGCTACAGCAGCAAAGGGATCTTTTTACGCAGAATGCTCACCACGGCACAATTTGTTATTACAGCAGCCCTGATCACTGGTACGGTAGTGATCTACAGCCAGATGAAGTATATAAATAATAAAGACACAGGCTATGTGAAAGAACAGGTCGCCTCTATTCATATATCCAATGATTCGCTGGCACAACGAGCCGCACCTTCCTTTATACAATCCTTGAAAGAATTACCTGCGGTGAAAGCCGTTTCTGCCGGTAGCGGCATCCATCCGGACGCCTTATCAATAGCTACCACATTTGCCGGATCGGGAAGTAAGAAAAGAGAAATAATGTGCAATTACTTTTTTATTGATAAAGAACTTTTGCCCTTGTTACAGATCCGCCTGAAGGAAGGAAGAAATATATCAGATAGTCTTAGCACGGATAAGACTGAGGCTTTCCTGGTGAATGAGGCCTTTGTAGAAAAAATGGGATGGACCTCGGCCCTGGGGCAATCCATGGAAGGATTTGGCCACAAAGGAAGGATAGTGGGCGTAGTAAGGAACTTTTATTACAAATCCCTGCACAATGTAATAGAACCTCTCATCATGGTGTACCATACGGACATTACGATGTCAATCACTATCAAAATACAGCCAAAGGACCTGCCTCTGGTAGCCACCGCCTGGAAGGCCCATTACCCGGCCACGCCATTTGATTATTCATTCCTGGATGAGAGCTACAAGGAACAATATGATAAGGACAGGCTCACCATGAAGTTGTTCTCGTACTTCACCATATTGGCCATCCTGATCTCCTGCCTGGGATTGTTGGGTCTCGTATCGTTGATGGCGGTGCAACGCACCAAAGAAATAGGTATCCGGAAAGTATTGGGGGCGTCGGTGCAGCAACTGATCTCCCTGCTCACCCGCGATTTTGTGAAACTGATCATCATTGCATCCCTCATCGCATTGCCCCTTGCCGGGATTGCTATGAGCCAATGGTTAACTTCTTATGCTTATCATATTTCTCTGACCTGGTGGATGTTCCTGCTACCTGTTGTGTTGATCCTGTTGATCGCACTGACTGTCATTGGACAGCAGGTAATAAGGGCAGCCCTGGCCAATCCAGTCACTGCCCTACGTGCTGAATAATTTACTTGTATACCTGTTTCTTCCAGGTTGCGTCTTTAATGCGCAATATGGAGATCGAATAAGGCTTTACACTGGTTTCAAAAGAAGGTTTTATCCCGGTGAGTGTTGTGCTTACAGGAATGTATTTTTCCGGCTGATCCAGTGAGTTTTCTGCCTGGGGTGCATCGGCCTGCAAGCTGATGAGCATGGCAGTAGGAGCCACGCCGGCTATGCCTTCCAGGTTGATATAGGTGGAATAACGGGTTTCAGAGCCATTGACCATCTTGACAATGATGTCTCCTGTTTTTTGGTCCCTTCCTGCAATGCTGAAAAACTTATTGGGTTCGCGGTAGGTGAAAAGCAGGTTGCCATCCAGGTAACATTCCACCTTATCGGTACCTACCTCAATAGTGATATCATACCAGCGGCCGGTTTGAATGGGTGCAGGCAATCTCTTTTGCGGCATCATGTCGGCCACAGAAAAACTATCCGACACTAATTCTACCACCGAATTGAGGTTTACATAAGAACCTATGTGCACGCGCATATGCTGTGCGCCATCTTTAACCGCAAAGGGAATAATGAAAGCATTGGTGCCGCCGGTTTTGCGTGCTTTGAGTTTGAGTGTATAAGTATCGAATGTTTTACCTGTGAGGATGTTCAGCCGTTGTGCCCCTTGTACGGTTTGGGCCAGTGCACTATCTTTTACCACCCACTTGCCCCGTATAGACTGCCATTCCTGGGGCCGGTTGATGAAATCGCTTTTGTATATAGTAGCGCCCCCTTTTATTACTTCAATATCCCGATACTCTGTTTGTGTATCCCAGGTAGCCAGCCCGATGCCTCCGGCAAACTGAGGAATTGGATTAGCTGATGGAGGCAGTGTAACGGTTGTTTGGAGGTTTTGATCTGCGCGGTGATCATTCATCATTTTGATGGCATAATAAGAGATGCGTCCAAAGCTGCGCCCGGCATCGAAGTTGATAAGGTTCACTGGCCAGTGCCGTGTATTGACATTTTCAAACAATGGTGCATAGCTCGACATTTTAACGAGGTCACCATTGCGTTCCATGCCCATGATGTATACGGCATCATTCAATGCAGCCAGCATATTACCGCTGCCTACCCCGGCGTTGGTAGCGTATTCGCCCACATACACGTCCCAATCACCCCGCTTGTATTTATCAAAGTGATCATAATTATTGAAAGCCCAATAAGCACCTTTGTAAGCATGTTCATCGGCCATATCCACCCGGTGCATACTGTCAAGGGTACGCTTGTTGATATCACCAATGCCCATACTGGCCATAAGGGTAAGCTGTGGATACTTCTTTTTAATAGCATCATAGAAAATATTGTAGCGCCTGGCATAGCGTGGCCCATGCTGTTCATTGCCGATCTCCACATACTTAAGCGGAAACGGTTTGGGATGGCCACTGGCCGCCCGCACCTTGCCCCATTTGGAATTGACCGGACCGATGGCATACTCAATAGCATCCAGCACATCGTCTACTAGCGGCTGCAGGGAATCCTCGGGGATAAAAGTGCCGCTGCGGTATTCGCAGGACACACCGGCATTGAATACATACAAGGCGTCCGCACCCAGGTCTTCACAAAACTGCAGGTACTCATGATAACCAAACCCATCGCTCGACCAATAACCCCACACACTGTAGGTACCTGGTCTTTTTTCTACGGGCCCCAGGGTGCGCTTCCAATTAGCAGCATTTTCAATATTTATGCCTTCTACAAAACAACCGCCGGGCCAGCGCACAAATGCAGGCTTCAGATTGGCCAGGTAGAGTGCCAGGTCTTTGCGCATACCGTTGGGCCGGTTCTTAAAAGTTTGTTGAGGAAACAGGGATACGAAGTCAAGCCACACGGTACCTGTACTGCCAAAGGAGAACACCAGCCTTGCTTTAAGGTCCGATGCCGAAGGTTTCAGGGTACTGGAATATTTCTTCCAGGTGTTGCCTTTGATATTGTCGAAGACCTGCTTGCCCAGTATTTTGCCATCAGCCGCTTGCAAGGATACCGTCACAGACCCTTTGTAGCGTTCATCCGTGCGGGCATAAAAAGAGAAGTTGTACTGTTCTCCGCTGTTCACGCGGATACCCCAGAAGCCCTCATTCACGAGGTTGTTCCTGCCATCAGCATCCAATGCCTGAATATTAACCTGCATGGAATTGGGTGTAGCTTCATTCAACGGATTGGCCTGGGTAAGCTGTAGTTGAATGTCTGCTTTCGGCCCTGCTTCCAGTGACCAGGCGGGCCATTGGCTGGTAAGCGGCCAGCGCATTCTCCAATCACTCACCCTGGGCTGCAACATGAAATGCGGCGTACGGGCAGTGGGGATCAGCCATCCGTCTTCCACCTTCGTGCCGGCAGGCAGCCTGCTTTCCTCAAAACCCCGGTTCTGGATCAGCTCACCATACAAGCCGCCTTCGCCACCATGACTGATCTCTTCAAAGAAGATACCATGTAATGTGGAAGCAACGGGCGCACCGGGTTTTGAAGCATCGATGGTAATCGATGCCTGGCGCTGGCTATACGATGCGGTTGATAAAAGGGCAAATGATACGAGGGTAAATAGCTTTGTTTGCATGTTAGAGTATTATTTCACGATCCACTCATGGATACCCGTAGCGTGTTCGGCAGGTAATTGCACTTCGAGCTTCAGGGCCGTGGTCTTTATTGGCTCAAACTTTACCAGGTTGTATTTGTCCTTAGCGGTCTCATAATTGCCAATGGGCTGTACAGGCACCCACTCATCGCCCTTCTTATAATAGATCTTCCAGGAAGCAGGAATGCGGCATCCACCCCAGGGACCATCATCAAACCAATAGACCTGTGATTGGGAAACGGTATATTCCTGGTCAAAATCATACTGTACCCATTCGAGGGTATTTTTCTTTGGCCACCAATGCAGGTAGGTACCATTCTGGTCTTTGGAATCCTCCGGCTCATATTGATCATTCAGGGCTTTGAACATGCGGGGGCTCTGGATGGAAGCACTGACCTTGCTTTTGGAAGCAATGGTGGGAGCGGGTTTAGGTTTGGCAGCGGATGCTTCATAAGGGATCCACACCACCATTTCACCCGGACCACGGTTGGCCCAGCTATAGTAAGGAATAGCGGTTACAGTTTGTTCAGATTTGATCAGCTCTTCAGCGTTCACCTGTCTTTTAGTAGATGAACCTTTCATTTCGAGCACGGTAACGCCGTTGAGTAAACCGGGCTTATTGACTGCCTGTATAGCGGCTGTTTTGTTCACCACGATGTTTTGCACTGTACTGTCTTTATTATCGGGACCTTCCAGGCAATAGATCAATGGACCACGCTGTAAGGCAAAACGGTTCTTGTCGTCTTTAACGGTTTCTTTGGCATATACCTTTTGAATGTCCATGGGTAATTCAAAAGCGATCACATCGCCTTTCTTCCAGGAACGATTGATCACGGCATACCCTTTCACCATGTCATACTTCACAGGCTTGCCATTGAGTGTAATGGCCAATGGCTTTGCCCTTTTGTCGGCTCCATAATACAGGTCGCCGGGTACCAACTCTTTCTTAGACCAGCCGGGTACACGCACCTGCAAGGCAAAAGCAGTTGTTTTTTCGGGGCTCACCACGATCTTCACTTTTCCTTCCCAGGGATATTCTGTTTGCTGCTCCAGGTTGATGGTACCGGCAGGCAATGTAATATTGGCCTTGCCACCGGCAAACAGGTTTACATACAGGTTGTTTTTATCCTGAGCATACATATAGCCCGGCATGGAAGGGAGAAAACGTGTCATATTGGAAATACAACAGGCACAGCCAAACCAGGCACTGCGCTGGTGCTGCCCCATGGAAGCAAGGGGGTTGGGATAAAAGAAACGGTCACCACTTAAGGATACTCCGGATAACAATCCATTATACAGAATACGTTCCAACACATCAATGTATTTGGCATCACCATGCAACAGGAACATCCGGTTGTTCCAATACACATTAGCAATCGCCGCACAGGTCTCTGCATAGGCCGACATATTGGGTAATTGGAACGGAGCGCCAAAAGCCTCTCCGGCGCCCGTAGCTCCTATCCCACCTGTGATGTACAGCTTCCTTTCTACCACATCATGCCAGATAGCGTCAATTGCTTTGAGATAGGCTTCATTGCCTGTGAGCGCAGCAATATCGGCCATACCGGTGTACATATAAGCAGCCCGCACCGCATGACCTACGGCTTCAGACTGATCTACTACTTTCTTATTCGCCTGACTGTATTCAGAACCTTTGGGTCCACGAATATCGAGGAAGAACTTGGCCAGGTCGAGGTATTTCTTTTCACCCGTTACCCGGTACAGTTTTGCCAGTCCGATCTCTACTACCTGGTGGCCAGGCGCTTTTTCTTCTTTGCCATAACCAAAGTCCTTTACCAGCAAATCGGCATTTTTGGTAGCAATATTGAGCAGGTTCTTTTTGCCGGTAGCCTGGTAATGCGCCACTGCGGCTTCGTACAAGTGACCGGCATTGTATAATTCATGACTCAGGTCTTCTTCCTTTTCATAACGCTTTGATCCCAGCCATTCATGCGGCTTGGCAGCCTTCATGGTACGGAATGTGTACAGGTAACCATCGGGCTCCTGGGCAGCTGCTATTATCTGGATCAGTGTATCGAGGTAAAGTTCCAGTTTAGGGTTCTTTTGCACCTGTAGTCCATAAGAAGCTCCCTCAATAACTTTGTAGATATCTGTATCATCAAAGGGATATTCCGTGTATTTGTCGGCAGGCATTTTTCCTGCTGCTTTCAGGAAGTTGTCAACACGGCCTGTACGCCTGCACTGGTCGAGTGTATAGGGAATAGTTATATCTGCATTCACCTGTATTTTTGGCGCCCAGAAATGGTCCGTTAAGTGTACATGGGTAAAATCAACGGGCTGTATCGGATAATCTGAATGCTGACCATACATCGGCAACGCAACGGCTAATACGGCAGCCTGCATCACAGTTTTCTTTCTTGTTAGTATTGACATCATATGCGCGGGGCTTTATTAGTGGCAATTTAACACTTAATGAATAATAAAGGATGTCGTTTTGCGACAGCCTTTATTATGGATAATACTGGTTAATCCCCAGCCAATTTAAGCCTATTGCAGATTGCCGGGGATTGCATTTACAATGAGATAACCTGTCTCTTATTAAAGCTTTACACTAAAAATATATTGGTTAATAAATGGTAGTGACTGGCGACACCAGGTTAGCGCTTTTCAGGAAGGTAGCCCTTGATCTTGCGGTAAGTGTGGGAAAAATCAGCAGCATCGGCAAATTGCAGTTCATCTGCTATCTCAGCAATGGACATACGGGTATAAAGCAATCGTGTATCGGCCAGTTTGACCTTATAGGTGAGGATGTATTTCTTCAGTGAAACATGGTACTGCCTTTTGAAATAGGAGCTGAAGTCATCAGGTGAAATATGGAACTCCCGGGCGAGGTGTTCGATCGTGAGCTTGTCTGATTCGTAGATATTATAATTGATATAATGCAGCACATCATGGGTAATGGCCTGCGGGTGTGTGGCCTGCACATAATTGGACTCCAGTATATTCCTGGCCACCATATTGAGCAGGGCCAGTAAACACAAGGTAATATTGCTGTCGGCATAGGACCGGCGGTGACTGGCTTCGGCCACCAGCACATTGAATAAAGCAAAGACGGATACCTTATCGCTCTTTAAATGAATGAGTGATTGCTTGTGTTGCTGTTCGCTGTACAGGATGAATTCCAGTTTTTTAAACTGCTCGGTAGAGAAAGGCAGGACATTCCGTACGGTAGTAGCTTCAAAAAGTAACTGCTGAAACCTGATGAAATGGATGCGGGAGTGTTCTTCCAGGCAAATGGTATTCTTTTCACCCGGAATATGCATAAAGAGATCGCCGGTGTGAAAATGGACCTGTACATCATCGAGCATTCTATGGCCGCTGCCCTCTTCCACAAAGACCAACTCAAAATAATTATCGGCCTGCGGAGAACAGTCCAACACTTCTGTATCATAGGTCACGATCTCCAGTGGCTGAAAGATATTTCTGGGCATAGTTCCTTGAATGTTGACAAATTACCCGGTAAAGGCCGGGTATTAAATTTACAACCTTCTCCTCTTTTAGCCAATTACAGGCGCTGAAAATGAGAAGGATATTCCTGCAATCAGGGAAATAAACGCTTTAGATGTCAGAATTGTTTAGTATTTCCAGGCTGGTCCGGCCTGTGCCGCTTTCAGGTAAGTGTATTTAGATCCTTGTGTAGCCCTTTGTATAGCGGGCTCAACCCAATCGGCGCCGGCTGTAGTCACAGCAGGTGCTGTGCTTTTTATAGCAATGAGCATCTTCCCGGTATAGTTCCACCTGCTATCAGCACTACGGTTTATATCCTTTTTATCACTGGCAATAAATCCTTTCTCAGTTGCTTCCAGGGATCTGCCAAACACTTTATTATCCTGTATGTCGGCATGGGCAGCAGCTGTGATGGATTCATATACTGCGCCCTTTTTTCCTGCATCATCCCAAATGATATTGTTATTGATGGTTACCGTGTCGGGCCCCATCGTCATACCCGGTCTTTTGGAAAAGACGCCTATGCGGATGGCTGGCATATCGCAATTAACGAATACGTTATCACTGATCATGGCGCGCCTTACCTGGAAGTAACCATTGATGGGTGTATTCTCCAGCCCATTGACAAGTGTTACCGGCGCCCGAAAACTCTGCCGGGGCGCCCCTTGCAGGTTATAAAAATAATTGTTGATAGCAGCATGCCCCTCTCCTATGAACCGGATGCCATAGGACAGTTTCTTATTGGTTCCGTCGAAAAAATTGCCATCACATAAGCAATCATTGCCGTGGCGCAGGGTCAATCCACCATCACTCTCTACAAACGTATTGTGCAGGTAGGAGTTATGGCATGATTTATTGGAGATGATCTCGATCTCTCCATCACAGGCCTCAAAACGATTGAATGCTACTATACAGTGGGCTTCGGTAAAGGAGGTTTTGCTGTCGCCGATGCGGATGCTCTCGAGACCATTATCGGCATCAGGGCCATTGAACCGGTTGAGGAAGTAATTGTAACTGATGAGGTGCCTGGCGGGTACGCCGGGCTGCAGCCACACAGTGACTGTAGCACCCAGGTTGCGTTTACTTTTCAGCAGGCACCTCGTCAATACATTGTGTTGTCCAAAGAGTGACACCCATTTGTTGTCAGTATTGAGGCTGTCATTGTTGTAGTCATCAATCACACAATCCTGCACGGTACTATACATGGCATCCTGCTTACCGGCACGGAAGCTGATCACGGAGCGTTCTTTTAATCCTTTCCCGCCATTCTTCCAGGTGAAGCCTGCTATTATGAGGTAGTTGCCTGCGAAAGCCAATGTTGAATTGCCTTCAAAACTTACCTTGCCGGGCGTTTGCGCCATGAACCAGACGGGCTTTTCTTTGGTACCGCGGGTATTAGCGAATTGAATAATAGCATTGTTGTATACTCCGTCTTTCAAAAGTATTCTATCGCCGGCATCGGCTTTGTTTAATAAGGTCACTGCTTCTTCGGGCGAGGAAGTAAGAAAGTCTGTAGCAAATGTTGCTATTGAAAGGATAAGTACAGCAAGTGTGAGTGTTATGTGTTTCATAATAGTCATCGGGAAGAGGTAAATAGCGAGTGGCTAGTGGTGAATGGTGAGTGGTCAGAGGCCGTTTACTGCTAGCCTCTAGCCACTCACCCCTAGCCTCTTAAGAGAAATAGGTTCCGCCGTTGATATCAATATTAGCGCCGGTAATAAAACTGCTTTCATCACTGGCCAGGTAAGCAACGAGGTCGGCTACTTCAGCAGCTTTCCCTTCCCGGCGCAGCGGCGTGCCATTGGCCACATTGGTGCGGATCTCAGGTTTGGTAAATGTATCATGGAAAGTAGTGGCAATCATACCCGGGTCTACTGCATTCACGCGAATACCTTTGGGGCCAAGCTCTTTGGCAATGGATTTGGTAAAAGTAGCCACCGCTCCTTTGGCCGTAGCATACGCCGAAGCACCAAAACCTCCGCCATCACGACCAGCTTGTGAAGAAAAGTTCACGATAGCGCTACCGGCAGGCATCAGGGGTGATACATGCTTGGTAAGCAGGAAAGCCGATCGCACGTTGAGGCCCATCACAAAATCCCAGAAATCAGTATCCATATCGGCCAATTGTTTACGGGCTACCATACCACCGGCTACATTCACGAGGATATGTATGTCTTTACCAAAAGCTTGTTGTGCTGCCTGAATAAGATTTACAACATCGGCATCTTTACTCACATCGCCTTTTACGGCAATGGCTTCACCACCTTTTGCTTTGATCTCCGCCACTGTATCTGCCGCCTGTTGTTCACTGCTTAAATAGTTGATCACTACTTTAGCTCCTTCCTGCGCCAGTTTGATCGAAGTGGCTTTACCAATGTCTCTTGCACCACCTGTAACGATGGCTACTTTGCCTGCTAATTTCATATTGCTGTTATTTGTTTGTAAATGATTGGTTGGGTTTTGCTGTAATGAAGGTGATGCATATCCATGCCAGCGGCACCATCAGCGCGCCCAGTATAAAAAAGGACGTATAACTTGTTTGCGTGATCACGGGTACGATCCAGGTGGTGATCAGGGTTCCCAGTACGGCCGATGTACCACCCATACCTGCCACGGTGCCTACATTCTTTCCATGGAAATAATCGCCGGGCAGGGTTTGTATATTATTGATCAGGAATTGAAAGCCAAATAAGGTAGCGCTGATCAGGGCAATGGCCACATTCACCTGTTCTTTCAAATGATCGAGGTAAAAGGCGATCAGGGTTAAGGATACCAGCATAATGATGCTGCCGATGGTAATGGCCTGCTTTCGCGCTTTGGGTGCCGCTATACCCTTCTTAATTTTAGAAGAGGAAAAGAAACCGCCCATCAATCCACCGATCGCGGCAAACAAATAGGGCACCCAGGCGAAAGCCCCGATCTGCTTCATGTCAAACTGGTACTGCTCCTTGAGAAAGGTAGGCAACCAGGTCACGAACAGCCACCATACGGGATCAATAAAGAACCGGGAACTAATGATGCCCCAGGTGTTTTTGAACTGCAACAGTTGGCGCCAGGTATACACAGTAGTAGCCGTGGTTCTTGCTGCCTCCGCTGCTGCGTTACCCTGTTGAATGTAATCTTGTTCTTCCCTGGTGATCCAGGGGTGTTTATCCGGTGTATTCTTATTGATCAGTAGCCAGGGAATGATCCACAGGAAACCCAGCACAGCGATCACCACAAAGGTGGTCTTCCAGCCAAAGGCCAGGAACAGACCAGCGATCACGGGCGCTGCTACTACGGAACCCAGGGAAGCGCCTGCACCAAAAATGCCCTGTGCGATGGCCCTTTCTTTAGGCGGAAACCACTCGGCATTGCTCTTGGTAGCACCCGGCCAGTTGCCCGCTTCACTGATGCCCAGTAAAAAACGAAAGATATTAAAGGACAAGATAGATCTAGCCAGGGCATGCAAAGCAATGGATATGCTCCAGCCAATGATCGATACGGCCATACCCAGGCGGGTACCAATAGCATCCATCATTTTGCCTGTCACGGTTTGTCCAATGGCATAGGCCACCATAAAGAAAGTAGTGATGAGGGCCAGGGCATTTTTGCTATCGCCATCAGCAATACCAAAGTCCTTATAGATATAGGGCCACATGAAATTGATAGCGCCTCTATCAATATAATTAATAATGGTAGCCAGGCCGATCAGGGAAATGATATACCACCGCAATCCCTTCAGCTTGAATGCTCCCTTTCCTGTGCCCGCTGCCTTGCCGGCAAGGCCGCCGTTGCGGGTTCCCGTTTTCGTTGTTTGTATATCTGTACTTGCTTTCAATACTTACTGTTTTGAGACAACTTATTGATTGGGGATCTTCAGCTTTTGCAGAAATGCCGCAATGGCTTTATTCAATTCAGTGTTCTTATCCCTGGGAAATCCGCCATGCTTGCCACCTTCCACGGTCATGAATTCGGTGATCACTCCCGCTTCCTTTAGCTTTTTGTGCAACTCTACTGATTGTTCATAAGGTACTGTGGGATCTGCATCACCATGGGCAATGAAGACCGGGGGATTGTCCTTGTTTACATAATTAACAGGAGATACCGACCGGGCAAAAGCCGCATCAGTGGCCTTATCTCCCAACCAGCGGGTAGCCGATTTACTCGTAATGTTTTTGCCATAACCCCAGTCCCATACATCGGTGATGCCATATTTGTCGATGATGGCAGCCACCTTAATATTTTCTACACCGGGACAGTTGCCATCAAAGCGGTGATCATTGGCGAGCAGACCAGCCATAAGGGCCAGGTGCCCACCCGCACTGCCGCCCATTATCACGATCTTGTTGACATCTATGTTCAGTGCTTTGGCATTTTTGATCAGGTAGATCAGGGCGCAACGTGCATCTTCCACCGCAGCAGGGGCTGTAGCCTGGCCTGTGAGGCGGTATTCGATATTGGCTACCGCAAAACCCATTTTAAAGAAGGTATTAAATCCCGACTGCGATTCTTTGGTGCCGTGGTTCCAGCCACCACCATGAATATTGATCACCACCGGTGTGGGCTTACCATTGTTGGGCGGCAGGTAGAGATCCAGCTTTTGTTCCCAGTTCTTGCCGCTGGTATATACCACATCTATTTGACGGGTGAAACCTGCCGGTGTTTCTACAGGTTTGGGAGCAGTAGAATCTGCTTGTTGGGCAGTAGCTGTCATAGCGAAGGTGATACCCACCGCT encodes:
- a CDS encoding glycoside hydrolase family 127 protein is translated as MMSILTRKKTVMQAAVLAVALPMYGQHSDYPIQPVDFTHVHLTDHFWAPKIQVNADITIPYTLDQCRRTGRVDNFLKAAGKMPADKYTEYPFDDTDIYKVIEGASYGLQVQKNPKLELYLDTLIQIIAAAQEPDGYLYTFRTMKAAKPHEWLGSKRYEKEEDLSHELYNAGHLYEAAVAHYQATGKKNLLNIATKNADLLVKDFGYGKEEKAPGHQVVEIGLAKLYRVTGEKKYLDLAKFFLDIRGPKGSEYSQANKKVVDQSEAVGHAVRAAYMYTGMADIAALTGNEAYLKAIDAIWHDVVERKLYITGGIGATGAGEAFGAPFQLPNMSAYAETCAAIANVYWNNRMFLLHGDAKYIDVLERILYNGLLSGVSLSGDRFFYPNPLASMGQHQRSAWFGCACCISNMTRFLPSMPGYMYAQDKNNLYVNLFAGGKANITLPAGTINLEQQTEYPWEGKVKIVVSPEKTTAFALQVRVPGWSKKELVPGDLYYGADKRAKPLAITLNGKPVKYDMVKGYAVINRSWKKGDVIAFELPMDIQKVYAKETVKDDKNRFALQRGPLIYCLEGPDNKDSTVQNIVVNKTAAIQAVNKPGLLNGVTVLEMKGSSTKRQVNAEELIKSEQTVTAIPYYSWANRGPGEMVVWIPYEASAAKPKPAPTIASKSKVSASIQSPRMFKALNDQYEPEDSKDQNGTYLHWWPKKNTLEWVQYDFDQEYTVSQSQVYWFDDGPWGGCRIPASWKIYYKKGDEWVPVQPIGNYETAKDKYNLVKFEPIKTTALKLEVQLPAEHATGIHEWIVK
- a CDS encoding polysaccharide lyase 6 family protein, with the translated sequence MKHITLTLAVLILSIATFATDFLTSSPEEAVTLLNKADAGDRILLKDGVYNNAIIQFANTRGTKEKPVWFMAQTPGKVSFEGNSTLAFAGNYLIIAGFTWKNGGKGLKERSVISFRAGKQDAMYSTVQDCVIDDYNNDSLNTDNKWVSLFGQHNVLTRCLLKSKRNLGATVTVWLQPGVPARHLISYNYFLNRFNGPDADNGLESIRIGDSKTSFTEAHCIVAFNRFEACDGEIEIISNKSCHNSYLHNTFVESDGGLTLRHGNDCLCDGNFFDGTNKKLSYGIRFIGEGHAAINNYFYNLQGAPRQSFRAPVTLVNGLENTPINGYFQVRRAMISDNVFVNCDMPAIRIGVFSKRPGMTMGPDTVTINNNIIWDDAGKKGAVYESITAAAHADIQDNKVFGRSLEATEKGFIASDKKDINRSADSRWNYTGKMLIAIKSTAPAVTTAGADWVEPAIQRATQGSKYTYLKAAQAGPAWKY
- a CDS encoding SDR family NAD(P)-dependent oxidoreductase, whose amino-acid sequence is MKLAGKVAIVTGGARDIGKATSIKLAQEGAKVVINYLSSEQQAADTVAEIKAKGGEAIAVKGDVSKDADVVNLIQAAQQAFGKDIHILVNVAGGMVARKQLADMDTDFWDFVMGLNVRSAFLLTKHVSPLMPAGSAIVNFSSQAGRDGGGFGASAYATAKGAVATFTKSIAKELGPKGIRVNAVDPGMIATTFHDTFTKPEIRTNVANGTPLRREGKAAEVADLVAYLASDESSFITGANIDINGGTYFS
- a CDS encoding helix-turn-helix transcriptional regulator, coding for MPRNIFQPLEIVTYDTEVLDCSPQADNYFELVFVEEGSGHRMLDDVQVHFHTGDLFMHIPGEKNTICLEEHSRIHFIRFQQLLFEATTVRNVLPFSTEQFKKLEFILYSEQQHKQSLIHLKSDKVSVFALFNVLVAEASHRRSYADSNITLCLLALLNMVARNILESNYVQATHPQAITHDVLHYINYNIYESDKLTIEHLAREFHISPDDFSSYFKRQYHVSLKKYILTYKVKLADTRLLYTRMSIAEIADELQFADAADFSHTYRKIKGYLPEKR